The following coding sequences are from one Eleginops maclovinus isolate JMC-PN-2008 ecotype Puerto Natales chromosome 11, JC_Emac_rtc_rv5, whole genome shotgun sequence window:
- the LOC134871699 gene encoding E3 SUMO-protein ligase ZBED1-like, with product MDTAGMKPPGLLQGKFIFKKLPDGNLDKNKVVCTLCNAELVYCRSSSSLKYHLNAKHPSANAEDAGPSTDVARGKTRRQTTMFECNRGKPVSTALSAKLTSLLAQWIATSCRPISVVEDDGLELVLQAATGDPSYKLPARRTIMRRIHDQHAEEKATKVEKMVEARSVALTGDHWTSVNSDNYLGVTVHLIDASWELHSFALGVMKTEERHFAEACARQFLDVANQWGITDKISTIGTDSAPNMVAAGRILPFEHLPCVAHVVHRAIVMSLREGGFDGALAKCRKVVGHFKHSPANSDELNVQQSSLGQVKESLVQDVPTRWNSTLEMIKRVRRNRDALHTTLSLQKHNLALPTNADYEKLAKLEKLLEPCSMYPALWFYLPCATSSTR from the exons ATGGATACAGCAGGTATGAAGCCGCCGGGTTTGCTTCAGGggaaatttatttttaagaagctTCCCGATGGAAACCTCGACAAAAATAAGGTTGTTTGCACCTTGTGCAATGCGGAATTAGTTTACTGTAGGAGTTCATCCAGTCTCAAGTACCACCTAAACGCAAAGCATCCCTCAGCTAATGCGGAAGATGCCGGGCCAAGCACTGATGTAGCGCGGGGGAAGACTCGTCGTCAAACAACTATGTTTGAGTGCAACCGAGGCAAGCCCGTCAGCACAGCTCTATCAGCCAAGCTAACTAGTCTCCTCGCTCAGTGGATTGCCACCAGCTGCAGGCCGATTAGCGTGGTTGAAGATGACGGGCTCGAGCTTGTTCTCCAGGCGGCCACAGGTGACCCATCTTACAAACTACCTGCGAGGCGAACTATCATGAGGAGAATACATGACCAGCACGCAGAAGAGAAAGCTACGAAAGTTGAGAAGATGGTAGAGGCGAGGTCTGTAGCACTGACTGGGGACCATTGGACGTCCGTTAACAGCGACAACTACCTCGGCGTTACAGTACACCTCATCGATGCTAGCTGGGAACTTCACTCCTTCGCTTTAG GTgtgatgaaaacagaggagcGTCACTTTGCAGAAGCGTGTGCAAGGCAGTTCCTCGACGTCGCTAATCAGTGGGGGATAACTGACAAAATAAGCACTATTGGAACAGATAGCGCTCCTAATATGGTGGCAGCAGGGAGGATACTGCCATTCGAGCACTTGCCCTGTGTTGCGCATGTTGTACATAGAGCTATTGTAATGTCACTTCGGGAAGGTGGTTTTGATGGTGCACTGGCCAAGTGCCGTAAAGTGGtcggacatttcaaacacagtccgGCCAACTCAGACGAGCTAAATGTCCAACAATCCTCCCTTGGACAAGTTAAGGAGTCACTCGTGCAAGATGTTCCAACGCGTTGGAATTCCACTCTCGAGATGATAAAGCGCGTGAGGCGCAACAGAGACGCACTGCACACAACGCTGTCTCTGCAGAAGCACAACCTGGCCCTCCCAACAAATGCGGATTA